From Acidobacteriota bacterium, one genomic window encodes:
- a CDS encoding DUF4440 domain-containing protein → MKKHSIGFLVLISLCIPVLAQSEKEQASIRKIMDDQTAAWNRGDIDAFMSIGYWKSEKLKFVSSDRITYGWQSTLDNYKKTYSSTALMGKLTFSGLEIDVLSKDAAFVIGSWSLARDKDNPKGKFTLLFRKFKEGWRIVTDHSS, encoded by the coding sequence ATGAAAAAACACAGCATCGGCTTCCTGGTACTTATCTCCTTGTGTATTCCGGTCCTTGCTCAGTCCGAAAAAGAACAGGCATCTATTCGCAAAATTATGGACGACCAGACCGCCGCCTGGAATCGCGGCGATATCGACGCCTTTATGTCGATCGGCTACTGGAAGTCCGAAAAGCTTAAGTTCGTTTCCAGCGACCGCATCACCTACGGTTGGCAATCAACGCTCGACAATTACAAAAAGACTTACAGTTCTACAGCCTTAATGGGAAAACTCACGTTTTCCGGTCTCGAAATTGACGTGCTCTCGAAGGACGCCGCGTTTGTCATCGGCAGTTGGTCGCTTGCTCGTGACAAGGACAATCCAAAGGGTAAATTCACGCTACTGTTCCGCAAATTCAAAGAAGGCTGGCGGATCGTTACCGATCATTCGTCATAA
- a CDS encoding carboxypeptidase regulatory-like domain-containing protein, translated as MKKLTLFFAIIVAVVSIAFWTPISKTLAGMEIPFFEREPDLPGIFESEEDEALETRGGSKEEYLNRRAEASALLRGIDGVTPVDPRMRVDAVKDLEKEQERQSRLPESSFKDALLADWVPVGPAPIFLGNIEYSGRTTAIAVHPTNPDVVYAGTAQGGVYRSTNGGTTWTPLMDNALSLAIGAIAIAPSNPEIVYVGTGEPNFSSDSFFGVGVYRIDNASTTATLSGPLNRDGANADVMTGRSIGEVIVHPTDPNTIFVATTSGVAGSGGTAYTPLPPRGIYRSTNATSASPTFSRLTGLAGSLDASVRDIAIDPTNPNILVAGVLSSTVGGIHRSADALSANPTFNQVFAYTGTTTSELNTELTSVHPAGSGDAVFYAASGQGTGRVLRSTDGGVTWTLRIANNFCNPQCFYDIAIAVDPINPDQVYLAGSPTVVAAFSTNGGTSFTEGGSGVHVDSHALAVSKSNPAIIYLGTDGGIYRSTNSGANYVELNTPQYSATQFTGLAVHPTDPTLTIGGTQDNGTLQINAGGTQWNRVDGGDGGNSIIDSNATDTTNVRMYHTYQNQLNNIVGYRTRGTTTAAWSSRGCTNGTTPNNNINCGDTAVLFYAPFEAGPGNPNPVYYATDRIYRSSDLGVTHTVVSQAPIQSGVAVSSIGISPQNDNVRIFGLRTGGLFGTTTGSATLVDLDPNAAVPSGFISRTVIDPNNVNTAYVTIANYAVNNVWKTTNLNASPPTWTNISGTLPRIPVSAFLVDPANSNILYAGTDIGVYVSADGGTTWNSFGTAFPRVAVFDIAKTGNNLIRIATHGRGMWQIPAFSPSALPVTIGGRVTTPTGLGLRNATVILTDSLGVRQTATTSSFGIYSFPSVLTGQSYFVGVSSKRYRFATQTVTVAGALPNLDFIGLE; from the coding sequence ATGAAAAAGCTCACTCTTTTCTTCGCTATTATCGTCGCCGTCGTGTCGATCGCATTTTGGACGCCCATTTCCAAAACACTGGCTGGAATGGAGATCCCGTTCTTTGAAAGAGAGCCCGATCTGCCCGGCATTTTCGAGTCGGAGGAGGACGAAGCGCTGGAAACCCGAGGCGGCAGCAAGGAGGAGTATCTCAATCGCCGTGCGGAGGCGTCCGCTTTGCTGCGTGGGATCGATGGCGTGACGCCGGTCGATCCGCGGATGCGGGTCGATGCTGTTAAGGATCTCGAGAAAGAACAGGAACGTCAGTCCCGACTGCCTGAGTCTAGCTTCAAAGATGCGTTGCTCGCCGATTGGGTTCCGGTCGGCCCGGCACCGATATTTCTCGGGAACATTGAATATTCGGGCCGTACAACCGCAATAGCGGTCCATCCGACAAACCCGGATGTCGTCTATGCCGGCACCGCTCAGGGGGGAGTTTACCGCTCAACGAACGGTGGCACCACTTGGACACCGCTGATGGACAACGCCCTGAGCCTGGCTATCGGTGCCATCGCCATCGCACCGTCAAACCCTGAGATCGTATATGTTGGAACCGGCGAGCCAAATTTCTCATCCGACAGCTTTTTCGGCGTCGGGGTTTATCGAATCGATAATGCCTCGACGACCGCTACTCTTTCAGGCCCTCTCAACCGCGACGGTGCGAATGCCGATGTGATGACCGGCCGAAGCATCGGCGAGGTGATCGTTCACCCGACAGATCCAAATACTATTTTTGTCGCCACGACGAGTGGTGTGGCGGGTTCCGGCGGTACGGCATATACGCCGCTGCCGCCGCGCGGCATTTATCGCTCGACCAATGCCACGTCCGCGTCGCCAACCTTTTCACGCTTGACCGGACTGGCCGGCAGTCTTGACGCATCCGTTCGCGATATCGCGATCGACCCGACAAATCCCAACATCCTGGTTGCGGGCGTACTCTCATCGACAGTTGGGGGCATTCATCGATCAGCCGATGCACTGTCTGCGAATCCTACCTTTAACCAGGTTTTTGCTTACACAGGTACAACAACCAGCGAACTAAACACCGAATTGACCTCGGTCCACCCGGCGGGAAGCGGCGACGCCGTTTTCTATGCTGCCAGTGGACAGGGCACAGGCCGTGTACTTCGATCAACCGACGGCGGTGTGACGTGGACGCTGCGTATCGCGAATAATTTCTGCAATCCTCAGTGTTTTTACGACATCGCGATCGCCGTCGATCCGATTAATCCAGATCAAGTCTATCTAGCCGGATCACCAACGGTCGTCGCCGCATTCTCGACCAATGGCGGAACGAGTTTTACTGAGGGTGGCAGCGGCGTACACGTCGATTCACACGCTCTTGCCGTCTCTAAATCAAATCCGGCAATAATTTATCTGGGCACTGACGGCGGCATTTACCGGTCAACCAATAGCGGGGCGAACTATGTCGAGCTCAACACCCCGCAATATTCCGCGACGCAGTTCACGGGCCTTGCAGTACACCCGACCGACCCGACGCTGACGATCGGCGGGACCCAAGATAACGGCACACTGCAGATCAATGCCGGCGGGACCCAATGGAATCGAGTTGACGGCGGCGACGGCGGAAACTCGATAATAGACAGCAATGCAACCGATACGACTAACGTGCGGATGTATCATACTTATCAAAACCAGTTGAACAATATCGTCGGTTACCGAACACGCGGCACCACTACCGCAGCTTGGTCATCACGCGGCTGCACTAACGGCACGACGCCAAATAACAACATCAACTGCGGTGATACAGCCGTGTTGTTCTACGCTCCGTTCGAAGCCGGCCCGGGCAACCCGAATCCTGTTTACTATGCGACTGACCGCATCTATCGCTCAAGCGATCTCGGCGTGACGCACACTGTCGTTAGCCAAGCACCGATCCAGAGCGGAGTGGCGGTGAGTTCGATCGGGATCTCACCTCAAAATGACAATGTTCGAATTTTCGGCTTGCGTACGGGCGGGCTTTTTGGAACTACGACAGGAAGTGCGACGCTGGTCGATCTCGATCCGAACGCAGCGGTTCCTAGCGGCTTTATCTCGCGCACGGTCATCGATCCAAACAATGTCAACACGGCCTACGTAACGATCGCTAACTATGCCGTCAATAACGTCTGGAAAACCACGAACCTGAACGCATCGCCGCCAACGTGGACGAATATTTCCGGCACACTGCCTCGCATTCCGGTCAGCGCATTTCTGGTTGATCCGGCTAACTCAAATATTCTCTATGCGGGAACCGACATTGGCGTTTACGTCTCTGCGGACGGTGGCACGACATGGAATTCGTTCGGCACAGCGTTTCCTCGCGTCGCTGTTTTTGACATTGCCAAGACCGGCAATAATTTGATTCGAATAGCGACGCACGGACGCGGAATGTGGCAAATACCGGCGTTTTCGCCAAGTGCCCTTCCGGTCACGATCGGTGGCCGCGTCACGACTCCAACGGGCCTTGGGCTACGAAATGCAACTGTAATCCTTACCGATTCGCTCGGTGTCCGGCAAACTGCGACGACAAGTTCATTTGGCATCTATAGTTTTCCAAGTGTTTTGACCGGTCAGAGCTATTTTGTTGGCGTTTCCTCTAAGCGTTACCGATTTGCCACGCAAACTGTGACTGTCGCGGGAGCACTGCCGAATCTTGATTTCATTGGCCTGGAATAG
- a CDS encoding dipeptidase, with the protein MKNAVKIIGFLLFASLAAGLVFVFFFAAGYTERKLNPIISPPPYRLSAKASELHEKLIVADLHADSLLWNRDLNLDTPAAQVDIPKLHRGNVALQAFTVVTKTPRGLNIEQNTPDTDNIFWLALAQRQPLENLFSLTKRALYQAAKLHEYAAASQGHMVIIKTKHDLKMFLESRGTQRTVGGWLGIEGAHALDGKLENVDVFFDAGFRMMSPSHFFDNEVGGSAHGVEKYGLTELGKSVVRRMESKGMIVDLAHASPKTIDDVLAIATKPVAVSHTGVRGTCDNQRNLTDDQLRRIAATGGVIGIGFWDTAVCGDDAKAVARAIRYAVNIAGIDHVGLGSDFDGSVKAPFDTSGEALITEALLAEGFSDDEIAKIMGGNVVRVLSAILPD; encoded by the coding sequence ATGAAAAACGCGGTAAAGATCATCGGTTTCCTGTTGTTCGCATCACTTGCGGCAGGGTTGGTCTTTGTCTTTTTCTTCGCGGCCGGATATACCGAGCGAAAGCTTAATCCGATCATTTCTCCGCCGCCGTATCGCCTGAGTGCGAAAGCGAGTGAGCTGCACGAAAAACTTATCGTTGCTGATCTCCACGCGGACTCGCTTTTGTGGAATCGTGATCTGAATCTCGACACACCTGCGGCCCAAGTCGATATTCCAAAATTGCATCGCGGTAATGTCGCGTTGCAGGCTTTCACTGTTGTGACCAAAACACCTCGGGGCCTAAACATAGAGCAGAATACTCCTGATACTGACAATATTTTCTGGCTCGCCCTTGCACAACGCCAGCCGCTCGAAAATCTTTTCAGCCTTACCAAACGAGCCTTGTATCAGGCGGCAAAGCTTCACGAATACGCCGCCGCGTCCCAGGGACACATGGTCATCATCAAGACCAAACACGATCTCAAAATGTTTCTCGAAAGCCGAGGGACACAAAGAACGGTTGGCGGCTGGCTCGGCATCGAGGGAGCGCACGCGCTCGACGGGAAGCTGGAAAATGTCGATGTTTTCTTCGACGCCGGTTTTCGAATGATGTCGCCGTCTCACTTTTTTGACAACGAAGTTGGCGGCTCCGCTCACGGCGTCGAAAAATACGGGCTGACCGAGCTTGGGAAGAGCGTAGTTCGCCGGATGGAATCTAAGGGAATGATCGTCGACCTCGCGCATGCATCGCCGAAAACCATCGACGACGTGCTGGCGATCGCGACAAAACCGGTTGCTGTTTCACACACCGGCGTTCGCGGAACCTGTGACAACCAGCGAAACCTGACCGACGATCAACTGCGGCGCATCGCTGCGACCGGCGGCGTGATCGGAATCGGATTTTGGGATACTGCCGTTTGCGGCGACGACGCGAAGGCGGTCGCGAGAGCCATTCGTTATGCCGTAAATATTGCGGGCATCGACCACGTCGGTTTGGGCTCGGATTTTGACGGTTCGGTCAAAGCTCCGTTCGACACGAGCGGTGAAGCTCTCATTACCGAAGCGCTTTTGGCCGAAGGATTTAGCGACGATGAGATCGCAAAGATAATGGGCGGAAACGTCGTTCGAGTACTCTCAGCCATACTTCCTGATTGA
- a CDS encoding Gfo/Idh/MocA family oxidoreductase, with translation MKEKVGIGLIGTGFARKVQLPAFLACEGAWVASVSSASYENAQAAADDFGIGHFSADWRDTILHPEVDLVCITTPPYLHREMTLFAIEHGKHILCEKPMAMSVAEAQEMTSAAAAVAAAGRPILALIDHELRFQPGRQVAKQMLHDGVIGKVRHAKAIFQAPHRGDPNIPWNWWSDAAAGGGALGAINSHIIDSFNWFLEAPIQTVLCQLQSHIAQRRAPNGEMRQVTTDDEANMLLRFEDGPITDHSTGLVSVSMVEYPSYQNRVEFYGSKGALRIDHRGDAFIAMAGDDWRPVETPILENVGNYPDTGFPRGFMGFAPKIIDAIRKGETSISDAATFEDGLEVQRVLDASRISSRQGHIVVIQR, from the coding sequence GTGAAAGAAAAAGTAGGCATTGGACTGATCGGAACCGGTTTTGCGCGCAAGGTGCAATTACCGGCGTTTTTGGCTTGCGAGGGTGCGTGGGTCGCATCGGTATCGAGTGCAAGTTATGAAAACGCACAGGCTGCGGCGGACGATTTCGGCATCGGCCATTTCTCGGCGGACTGGCGTGACACGATCCTGCACCCCGAGGTCGATCTCGTCTGCATTACAACGCCGCCGTATCTGCATCGCGAGATGACACTCTTCGCGATCGAGCATGGCAAACACATTCTTTGTGAAAAACCAATGGCGATGAGCGTCGCTGAGGCTCAGGAAATGACTTCAGCAGCAGCGGCAGTGGCAGCAGCGGGAAGGCCTATCCTTGCCCTGATCGATCACGAACTGCGATTCCAGCCCGGGCGGCAGGTTGCGAAACAGATGCTTCACGACGGCGTGATCGGCAAAGTGCGGCACGCGAAGGCCATATTTCAGGCTCCGCACCGCGGTGACCCAAATATTCCGTGGAATTGGTGGTCGGACGCGGCCGCAGGCGGCGGAGCTTTGGGAGCGATAAATTCGCACATTATCGATTCATTCAACTGGTTTCTGGAGGCTCCGATCCAGACAGTGCTTTGCCAGCTCCAATCGCACATCGCCCAGCGACGCGCCCCCAATGGCGAGATGCGGCAGGTGACGACCGATGATGAAGCTAATATGCTTCTTCGCTTCGAAGACGGCCCGATCACCGATCACTCGACAGGTCTTGTGTCCGTTTCGATGGTCGAATATCCCAGTTATCAAAACCGCGTCGAATTTTACGGCAGCAAAGGAGCATTGCGGATCGATCATCGTGGGGACGCGTTCATCGCCATGGCCGGCGATGATTGGCGGCCGGTCGAAACGCCGATCCTCGAAAATGTAGGAAATTATCCCGACACAGGTTTTCCGCGCGGTTTTATGGGGTTCGCTCCAAAGATAATTGACGCGATCCGCAAAGGGGAAACTTCGATCAGTGACGCGGCGACTTTCGAGGACGGCCTCGAGGTTCAGCGCGTTCTCGATGCGTCACGGATCTCGAGCCGCCAGGGACACATCGTTGTGATCCAAAGGTAA
- a CDS encoding oligopeptide transporter, OPT family produces MKNPFLENFRSYIPDATTLRELTPLPLVVGTLLGIIFGASSLYLVLKTGLTVSASIPVAVIAITVFRLLSKVKVIPPAFKYVLMAVGVLAGGGLFYLLAGLGIGVAWAALAGIALAALCCYAIYNADDATILEANVMQTAGSAGESIAFGLGVTMPAIMILGFDLEISRVMLVAVLGGLLGILMMIPLRRALIKDQHGYLKYPEGTACAEVLKAGASKESRDASIEAGVEGNDHAAIQGGKIISIGFAIGFAFNALMKVLFFWKESPGYDFTKSGFKGASVNSDNDPTLLGVGYIIGPRIAGLMMGGGVLSYLVLIPIIKFFGESATGPIAPEISKTIAEMTPGGVRSAYVLYIGAGAVAMAGMISLVRSLPTIWHGLKGGLADLRGGSAESNSNLPRTDQDISIKWVIVGVIGLVAAIMLFPQLGLSVFVSPFVSFFGAILIIILGFLFVTVSSRLTGEVGSSSNPISGMTVATLLITCLVFLGLGWTAADPYFVTALSIGGIVCIAASNGGTTSQDLKTGFWVGGTPWRQQIAILVGALASALVLGSLLIMLNNNETYFQKIDAANPVATKTIGEEKLFKQGGQFQSEKVTNGKYKDTDTATYRVWQNTEPKDGQVGKYLVDQSGKPVYFVDPGINGIIKKDEDGNDLTRYDAPKATLMSYIIKGVLGQNLPWGLVILGAMIAIVLELAGVPSLAFAVGIYLPISTSAPIFLGGMVRYLVDIYLKRKLASRNLTEDEVIAETDKSNGVLLASGYIAGGAIAGILIALFAVQPTLKGIQDAAEHWSKSGNPFFEGGASDFLGILPFLVLMVVLYCVGREWWLAGKKAS; encoded by the coding sequence ATGAAGAATCCTTTTCTCGAAAATTTCAGGTCATATATTCCTGACGCTACGACGCTCCGCGAACTGACGCCGCTGCCGCTCGTTGTCGGCACTCTGCTTGGTATTATCTTTGGCGCGTCGTCGCTCTATCTTGTTTTGAAGACAGGGCTTACTGTTTCGGCCTCGATCCCGGTCGCGGTTATCGCGATCACGGTTTTCCGGCTGTTGTCAAAAGTTAAGGTAATACCTCCCGCGTTCAAGTATGTATTGATGGCTGTTGGTGTCCTTGCGGGCGGAGGACTCTTCTATTTGCTGGCTGGTTTAGGGATTGGGGTTGCTTGGGCCGCCCTCGCTGGAATTGCCTTGGCGGCGCTGTGTTGTTACGCGATTTATAACGCTGATGACGCGACCATTCTTGAAGCCAACGTCATGCAGACGGCAGGTTCCGCTGGAGAATCGATCGCCTTCGGCCTCGGTGTGACGATGCCGGCGATCATGATCCTGGGTTTTGACCTTGAGATCAGTCGTGTGATGCTGGTCGCGGTTTTGGGCGGATTGCTGGGGATCCTGATGATGATCCCGCTCCGCCGGGCTCTGATCAAGGACCAGCATGGTTATCTCAAATACCCCGAAGGAACGGCCTGCGCCGAGGTTCTCAAAGCCGGAGCGTCCAAGGAATCGCGTGATGCCTCGATCGAGGCTGGTGTCGAGGGCAACGACCATGCGGCGATCCAGGGCGGCAAGATCATCTCGATCGGTTTTGCGATCGGTTTTGCGTTCAACGCGTTGATGAAGGTGCTGTTCTTTTGGAAGGAATCGCCGGGATACGATTTCACAAAATCAGGATTCAAGGGAGCCTCAGTCAACTCCGACAACGACCCGACTTTGCTCGGCGTCGGTTACATAATCGGGCCGCGTATCGCAGGGCTCATGATGGGCGGCGGCGTATTGTCATATCTCGTTCTGATCCCGATCATCAAATTCTTTGGAGAGTCGGCAACCGGGCCGATCGCACCTGAGATCAGCAAGACCATCGCGGAAATGACGCCCGGCGGCGTTCGAAGTGCCTATGTACTCTACATCGGCGCGGGAGCAGTGGCGATGGCCGGAATGATCTCGCTAGTACGCAGCCTGCCGACGATCTGGCACGGCCTAAAAGGCGGCTTGGCCGACCTTCGGGGCGGTTCTGCCGAGTCGAACTCTAATTTGCCGCGTACAGACCAGGACATCTCGATCAAATGGGTCATCGTCGGTGTCATAGGCCTGGTGGCGGCGATCATGCTGTTCCCGCAACTGGGACTGAGTGTTTTCGTAAGCCCGTTCGTCTCGTTCTTCGGAGCGATCCTGATCATTATTCTCGGATTTTTGTTCGTGACGGTTTCGTCCCGTTTGACTGGTGAGGTCGGTTCGTCTTCGAATCCGATCTCGGGAATGACGGTTGCGACGCTTCTAATTACCTGTCTCGTTTTCCTCGGACTTGGCTGGACGGCAGCCGATCCTTATTTCGTAACGGCACTCTCGATCGGCGGCATTGTCTGTATCGCTGCGTCGAACGGCGGTACGACCTCACAGGATCTGAAAACCGGATTCTGGGTCGGCGGCACGCCGTGGCGTCAGCAGATCGCGATCCTTGTCGGAGCGTTGGCGTCAGCATTGGTCTTGGGCTCGCTGCTGATCATGCTGAACAATAATGAGACCTATTTCCAGAAGATCGATGCGGCAAACCCGGTCGCAACCAAAACGATCGGCGAGGAGAAGCTGTTCAAACAAGGCGGCCAGTTCCAGTCGGAAAAGGTCACTAACGGCAAATATAAGGACACCGACACTGCGACCTACCGCGTCTGGCAGAACACTGAGCCGAAAGACGGCCAGGTCGGGAAATACCTTGTCGATCAGAGCGGCAAGCCGGTCTACTTCGTCGATCCCGGCATCAACGGCATCATCAAAAAAGACGAGGACGGCAACGACCTGACACGTTACGATGCTCCTAAAGCAACGCTGATGAGCTATATCATCAAGGGGGTCTTGGGACAGAATCTGCCGTGGGGTCTGGTGATCCTTGGGGCAATGATCGCCATTGTGCTCGAACTCGCCGGGGTGCCTTCGCTCGCGTTTGCAGTGGGAATCTACCTGCCGATCTCGACATCGGCGCCCATTTTCCTCGGTGGCATGGTTCGATATCTCGTTGATATCTATCTGAAACGAAAGCTCGCCTCACGCAACCTGACCGAGGACGAGGTTATCGCCGAAACCGACAAATCGAACGGCGTCCTCCTCGCCTCGGGCTACATCGCGGGCGGGGCTATCGCGGGTATTTTGATCGCTCTGTTTGCCGTCCAACCGACGCTCAAGGGAATTCAGGACGCCGCTGAACACTGGTCAAAAAGCGGCAATCCATTCTTCGAGGGCGGGGCATCGGATTTCCTCGGAATACTGCCGTTCCTCGTACTGATGGTTGTACTCTACTGCGTTGGCCGCGAATGGTGGTTGGCAGGAAAGAAGGCCTCATAA
- the mgtA gene encoding magnesium-translocating P-type ATPase: MPERIEIPEKYWNVSASELLAALDSAPGGMTDAAAAARLELVGPNALEISRQVTWLRLLTKQFTNPLVLILLFAVAVSLYVGEWTDASIIFFIVVGSALISFLQEYSAGNAIAKLRARLKKRTTVLRNREEKQIDHEAIVPGDVVVLSAGSLIPADGVVIETKDFFVNQAVLTGETFPVEKETDVADANASLAERMNCVYMGTSARSGFAKVLIVRTGAATEYGRIADQLSLRAPETEFERGIRKFGIMLTRIMVGLVLVVFAINVVSDKPAIESLLFAIALAVGISPELLPAIITINLSKGAREMARRGVIVRRLEAIENLGSMDILCTDKTGTLTEGIVRLDAALDAEANASDDVYRLAYLNAYFQAGLPNPLDEAIVAGPAVELSGVEKVGEVPYDFARKRLSIMVKAGDRPAMMVTKGALDNILAVCTHFRGSKGLEGLTPDKLSEIGKRFEAWGSDGFRVLGLATKELLNDSSANRDDECDLVFEGFLLFFDPPKEDASSAIEALAKLKVQLKIITGDNRHVAAHLAKSVGLESAGIITGTELNLLDDEALWHAVEHNTLFVEVDPNQKERIIRGLQKMGHVVGYMGDGINDAPALHDADVGISVEGAVDVAREAADFVLLKKGLDVLCRGIEEGRVTFANSLKYIFTTTSANFGNMFSMAGASLFLPFLPLLAKQILLNNFLSDIPAIAIASDNVDPEFVESPHRWDISFIGKFMIVFGLVSSIFDYLTFGLLYFYIRASEAEFQTGWFIESLLTELLVALIVRTRRPFYRSRPGRWLWISTVAVVGLTIVIPYIPGTNILGFVPLPPGILVMIIVISALYVAAAEAVKQVFYRRLTGAN, translated from the coding sequence ATGCCTGAACGAATCGAGATCCCCGAAAAATATTGGAATGTTTCCGCCAGTGAGTTGCTGGCGGCTCTTGATTCGGCACCAGGCGGAATGACCGATGCTGCGGCTGCGGCACGTTTGGAGTTGGTTGGGCCAAATGCCCTCGAAATAAGCCGCCAGGTCACGTGGCTGCGGCTTCTGACGAAACAATTCACAAATCCTCTCGTCCTAATTCTGCTGTTCGCGGTTGCGGTCTCGCTGTATGTTGGCGAGTGGACCGATGCGTCGATCATTTTTTTCATCGTCGTCGGCAGCGCCCTGATTTCGTTTCTGCAGGAATATTCAGCCGGCAACGCGATCGCCAAATTAAGGGCACGATTAAAGAAACGGACAACAGTGCTTCGCAACCGAGAAGAGAAGCAAATAGACCACGAGGCTATCGTTCCGGGCGATGTTGTCGTGCTTTCTGCAGGCAGTCTTATTCCCGCCGATGGAGTGGTGATCGAGACAAAGGACTTCTTCGTTAATCAGGCGGTACTAACAGGCGAAACCTTTCCCGTTGAGAAAGAAACGGATGTCGCTGATGCAAATGCGAGTCTTGCAGAGCGGATGAATTGCGTCTATATGGGCACCTCCGCGCGAAGCGGTTTTGCCAAGGTTTTAATTGTCCGAACCGGAGCGGCCACGGAATACGGCCGGATCGCGGATCAGCTCAGCCTGCGAGCGCCTGAAACGGAATTTGAGCGGGGTATTCGAAAATTTGGCATAATGCTCACCCGGATAATGGTTGGGCTCGTCCTTGTGGTTTTTGCCATCAATGTGGTTTCTGACAAGCCCGCGATCGAATCTCTCCTTTTCGCGATCGCCCTAGCCGTGGGAATCTCGCCGGAACTTTTGCCGGCTATCATCACGATCAATCTTTCAAAGGGAGCGCGCGAGATGGCTCGACGCGGCGTCATTGTTAGACGCCTCGAGGCGATCGAGAATCTCGGCAGCATGGACATCCTGTGTACCGATAAAACCGGAACGCTGACCGAAGGCATCGTCCGGCTCGATGCCGCACTCGATGCCGAGGCGAACGCGTCCGACGATGTCTATCGTCTGGCCTACCTGAATGCATATTTTCAGGCCGGTCTCCCTAATCCGCTCGATGAAGCGATCGTTGCCGGCCCCGCCGTTGAACTTAGCGGCGTCGAAAAGGTCGGCGAAGTGCCTTACGACTTTGCACGCAAACGCCTGAGCATCATGGTTAAGGCCGGCGATCGGCCGGCAATGATGGTCACCAAAGGTGCTCTCGACAATATTCTGGCGGTTTGCACGCACTTTCGCGGTTCCAAAGGTCTCGAGGGACTAACGCCGGACAAGCTAAGTGAGATCGGCAAGCGGTTCGAGGCTTGGGGATCGGACGGATTTCGTGTTCTCGGGCTCGCGACAAAGGAATTGCTGAACGATAGTTCTGCAAACCGTGATGACGAGTGCGACCTGGTATTTGAAGGCTTTCTTCTCTTCTTCGACCCGCCTAAGGAAGATGCCAGCAGTGCGATCGAAGCCCTTGCGAAACTCAAGGTCCAACTGAAGATAATTACCGGTGACAATCGGCATGTCGCGGCACACCTTGCCAAGTCGGTGGGCTTGGAATCGGCCGGAATAATAACTGGTACAGAGCTCAATCTACTTGATGATGAGGCCCTCTGGCATGCTGTCGAGCACAACACGCTGTTTGTCGAGGTTGACCCGAATCAGAAAGAACGGATCATCCGAGGATTGCAAAAAATGGGGCATGTTGTCGGGTATATGGGCGACGGGATTAACGACGCTCCTGCCCTGCACGATGCCGACGTCGGCATCTCGGTCGAAGGAGCCGTTGATGTTGCCCGCGAGGCCGCTGACTTCGTACTGCTAAAAAAAGGACTCGACGTGCTCTGTCGCGGCATTGAGGAAGGCCGCGTAACCTTTGCCAATTCCCTCAAGTACATTTTTACGACGACGAGTGCCAATTTCGGCAATATGTTCAGCATGGCGGGAGCATCGCTGTTTCTTCCGTTCTTGCCGCTGCTCGCCAAACAGATATTACTCAATAATTTTCTATCCGATATTCCGGCGATCGCTATTGCCAGCGATAACGTCGATCCGGAATTTGTTGAGTCGCCGCACCGATGGGACATCAGTTTCATCGGCAAGTTTATGATCGTCTTCGGCCTCGTCAGCTCGATTTTCGATTATTTGACGTTTGGGCTTTTATATTTCTACATCAGGGCTTCGGAAGCTGAATTTCAAACCGGCTGGTTCATTGAGTCTCTCCTTACCGAACTCTTGGTCGCCCTTATTGTCCGCACACGGCGTCCGTTTTACCGCAGCCGGCCCGGACGTTGGCTGTGGATCTCGACGGTGGCCGTTGTCGGGCTGACGATCGTAATTCCTTATATCCCCGGAACCAATATCCTGGGATTCGTACCGCTTCCGCCCGGGATCTTGGTGATGATAATTGTTATTTCCGCCTTGTACGTCGCGGCGGCCGAGGCCGTGAAGCAGGTTTTCTATCGCCGCCTCACGGGTGCTAACTGA